GCTTATAACCTATGGCATCCATCCTTCTCCGGAGACAACGGAAAAGCTCGCGCTCAGCCCGGTCATGAGCTTCAAGACACGGGTGGCCCTGATCAAGAATTTTCCCGAGGGGTACGGGATAGGCTATGGACGGACCTTCATAACGCGAAAACCGACACGCATCGCTACGATCCCCGTAGGCTACGGCGACGGCCTCAGTTGGCTGCTCTCCAATAAGGGCGAAGCGCTCGTCCGGGGCAAAAGGGTTCCAATCGTCGGACGAATCTCGATGGACATGTGCACGCTCGACATAAGCGGCCTGGGAGATTGCGCAGTGGGCGACGAGGTCCTGCTGATGGGAAAGCAGGGAAACGAAACGATTACCGCCGAAGAGATAGCCGCAAAATCGCACTCCATCAGCTATGAAATCCTCTGCGCCGTCGGCAAACGGGCGCCGCGGGTCTTTTGCCGGGACGGCCGACCTGACCGGATAGAACCGCGCCTCCGTCGCATTTTTATCCCCGGCGAGGAGCGGTCGATCGCCAGAATTGATGGAATTATCCGTAGTTGCTTTCAGGCACGGGCGAAAAACGACGAACTGGGCAACGCGATTTACAGTGAGATGTTTGAACTTCTGTTCGGTAAAAACGATCGGCGCCTCGATTTGAGAAACAACTTTTGCTACGCTGTCACATTTTCCGAATTTTCTGCTGCGGAAATTGACAAAAACCCGGCCCGCAAAAGCTCCTTCAAGGTAACAACCCATATTGAATACACAAAAGAGCTGCGAAATTCGCAATTCATGATTGGCTGCGCCTTCAATGATGAACAGTTGGCTGCGCTTTTCGAAAACGGTCTTTGCGAATACCGCTGGCAGATGAACAAAGAAGATGATTTGGGAAAAGATGTTGATTTCACGGTAAAAACTGTCATTATCGATAACGAAAGCATTCCCCTGCTCAAAACCGCCACATCCGAAAACGGGTTTGAGGCATGGTTCGGAACGGACGACCTGCGGAAAAAGATAAACACCCTTGCCCGCGTCGCGATCGAGATCGAAACCAAGCAAAATAAGGAGAATCGGTTATTTTCCGCCTACGTGGTATATCCGACAAGGGGCGTGCAGATCTCGTTCGACTACCGGGGAACGGGCATAAAAAATGTCCGGGATGTCTGCTTTTTCTCCGGGAAAAACCACAATCCGGAAATACTTCGCATACCGGACGAATCCGTTACGCTGCGCCTGCCCGAAGACTCGTGGATATTTCCGACCAGCGGCGTTACCTTTTTCTGGGATCTTTAAAACCGGGCGCAACAGGTACATTTATTACTATTTCAAGGGGTCATTTTTGTGGATAAATTAAGAATAGGCGTAGTTTTGGGGGGAATGTCGTCTGAAAGGGAGGTTTCCCTCAACAGCGGCAGAAATGTTTACGACAATCTCGATCGGGACACATACGAGCCGGTCCCGATTTTTATGGA
This DNA window, taken from Syntrophobacterales bacterium, encodes the following:
- the alr gene encoding alanine racemase, yielding MTLQETQPYRSWVEVDLGHFAANWKAIKRLLAPGVQIMQVVKADGYGHGAIEISNAALQNGASFLGVANADEGVQLRVSGITAPIVILSPATAPEIEQIIKYKLTPSVSAWDFARELNEKAHKAELVVPVHIEVDTGMGRGGMLCKEALEAIRGIAAFPNLKIEGIFTHFSESEITSFYNNLQGKAFQDMLTRLEATGLNIPIRHIANSGAIVNYPQYNLDMVRPGLITYGIHPSPETTEKLALSPVMSFKTRVALIKNFPEGYGIGYGRTFITRKPTRIATIPVGYGDGLSWLLSNKGEALVRGKRVPIVGRISMDMCTLDISGLGDCAVGDEVLLMGKQGNETITAEEIAAKSHSISYEILCAVGKRAPRVFCRDGRPDRIEPRLRRIFIPGEERSIARIDGIIRSCFQARAKNDELGNAIYSEMFELLFGKNDRRLDLRNNFCYAVTFSEFSAAEIDKNPARKSSFKVTTHIEYTKELRNSQFMIGCAFNDEQLAALFENGLCEYRWQMNKEDDLGKDVDFTVKTVIIDNESIPLLKTATSENGFEAWFGTDDLRKKINTLARVAIEIETKQNKENRLFSAYVVYPTRGVQISFDYRGTGIKNVRDVCFFSGKNHNPEILRIPDESVTLRLPEDSWIFPTSGVTFFWDL